One genomic region from Cyclopterus lumpus isolate fCycLum1 chromosome 20, fCycLum1.pri, whole genome shotgun sequence encodes:
- the LOC117749768 gene encoding protein FAM92B-like: protein MNNLLSRDVQVKSMEQTVKHAEQYLGEICSLLASYTRKTAKLRDKADLLVAQLFDFSSREDPELQIGLKNMAEDLAMVQDYRQAQVERLETRVVAPLKTYGDIVKNKRADLKKFSTDVNRELKELQKLEKIRLRNPADRQSISQAEVNAQKASNNAHRSIRQLEETIKDFQRQKLEDIKRIFTDFITVEMLFHAKALEIYAHTYHNLEAINTQKDLELFNGRIKMSDSLAGLLDTPLTSYSSPLMSRYPSPPLASPKSQSLRPMLASTTGQIHRKHHSQYPETVRRSRTTLQRQRGKEEEEQVEEKEEEEEEEEEGEEEISESEIEEGQHTSRQSYAAQYAHIRRWQK from the exons atgaacaatcTCTTATCCAG GGATGTCCAGGTGAAAAGCATGGAGCAGACAGTGAAACATGCTGAGCAGTACCTGGGTGAGATCTGCTCCCTGCTAGCCTCCTACACCAGGAAGACAGCCAAGCTCAGAGACAAGGCAGACCTGCTGGTGGCTCAgctctttgacttctccagCAGAGAGGACCCAGAACTCCAGATCGGCCTGAAAAACATGGCTGAAGACCTGGCCATGGTGCAGGACTACAGGCAGGCTCAG GTAGAAAGACTGGAGACAAGAGTTGTTGCTCCACTAAAAACCTATGGAGACatagttaaaaataaaagg GCAGATCTTAAGAAGTTCAGCACTGATGTCAACAGAGAGCTGAAGGAGTTGCAGAAACTGGAAAAAATCAGACTGAGGAACCCAGCAGATCGACAGAGCATT TCTCAG GCAGAAGTAAATGCTCAGAAGGCTTCCAACAATGCCCACCGCAGTATCAGACAACTAGAGGAGACCATCAAAGACTTCCAAAGACAGAAACTGGAGGATATCAAA aggaTTTTCACAGACTTCATTACAGTGGAGATGCTCTTCCATGCTAAAGCACTGGAGATCTATGCCCACACATACCACAACCTGGAGGCAATTAATACTCAAAAGGATCTGGAG CTGTTTAATGGGCGGATTAAGATGTCTGACTCTCTGGCTGGACTTCTGGACACCCCTCTGACCAGCTACTCTTCTCCCCTCATGAGCCGCTACCCGagtcctcctctggcctccccCAAAAGCCAAAGCCTCAGGCCAATGTTGGCCTCTACCACAGGTCAAATCCACAGGAAACATCACAGCCAGTATCCTGAGACAGTCAGGAGG TCTCGCACCACCTTACAACGCCAGAGaggcaaggaggaggaggaacaggtggaggagaaagaagaggaggaagaagaagaagaggaaggagaggaggagatttCTGAATCAGAGATAGAAGAAGGTCAGCACACCAGCAGGCAATCCTATGCGGCTCAATATGCCCATATACGCAGATGGCAGAAGTAA